One Streptomyces sp. SAI-135 DNA segment encodes these proteins:
- the shc gene encoding squalene--hopene cyclase, whose product MTATTDGSTGALPPRAAAASEIHLETPVAAGIQEAALRAVQRATDHLLARQDAEGWWKGDLETNVTMDAEDLLLRQFLGIRDESTTRAAAKFIRGEQREDGTWASFYGGPGELSTTVEAYVALRLDGDAPDAPHMAKASAWIRAQGGIAAARVFTRIWLALFGWWKWEDLPELPPELIYFPKWVPLNIYDFGCWARQTIVPLTIVSAKRPVRPAPFPLDELHTDPADPNPARPLAPVASWDGAFQRLDKALHQLRKVAPRRLRRAAMNSAARWIIERQENDGCWGGIQPPAVYSVIALHLLGYDLQHPVMRAGLESLDRFAIWREDGARMIEACQSPVWDTCLATIALFDAGVPADHPQLVKAADWMLGEEIVRPGDWAVKRPQLPPGGWAFEFHNDNYPDIDDTAEVVLALRRVKHHDPERVERAIGRGVRWNLGMQSKNGAWGAFDVDNTSPFPNRLPFCDFGEVIDPPSADVTAHVVEMLAVEGLSHDPRTRRGIEWLLAEQEPDGSWFGRWGVNYIYGTGSVVPALTAAGLPASHPAIRRAVAWLEKVQNDDGGWGEDLRSYKYVKEWSGRGASTASQTAWALMALLAAGERDSKAVERGIAWLASTQREDGSWDEPYFTGTGFPWDFSINYHLYRQVFPLTALGRYVHGEPFSRTEAL is encoded by the coding sequence ATGACAGCGACGACCGACGGAAGCACCGGGGCCCTGCCGCCCCGCGCTGCCGCGGCCAGCGAAATCCACCTCGAGACCCCCGTGGCGGCCGGGATACAAGAAGCCGCCCTGCGTGCCGTCCAGCGCGCCACCGACCACCTGCTCGCCCGGCAGGACGCCGAGGGCTGGTGGAAGGGCGACCTGGAGACCAACGTCACGATGGACGCCGAGGACCTGCTGCTGCGTCAGTTCCTCGGTATCCGCGACGAGTCGACCACCCGGGCCGCGGCCAAGTTCATCCGCGGTGAGCAGCGCGAGGACGGCACCTGGGCCAGCTTCTACGGCGGCCCCGGTGAACTCTCCACCACCGTCGAGGCGTACGTCGCCCTCCGTCTGGACGGCGACGCGCCGGACGCCCCGCACATGGCGAAGGCCTCCGCCTGGATCCGCGCCCAGGGCGGGATCGCCGCCGCCCGCGTCTTCACCCGGATCTGGCTCGCCCTGTTCGGCTGGTGGAAGTGGGAGGACCTGCCCGAACTCCCGCCCGAGCTCATCTACTTCCCCAAGTGGGTCCCGCTCAACATCTACGACTTCGGCTGCTGGGCCCGCCAGACGATCGTCCCGCTGACGATCGTCTCCGCGAAGCGCCCGGTGCGGCCGGCACCCTTCCCGCTCGACGAACTGCACACCGACCCGGCCGACCCGAACCCGGCCAGACCCCTCGCGCCGGTGGCGAGTTGGGACGGTGCCTTCCAGCGCCTCGACAAGGCGCTGCACCAGCTGCGCAAGGTCGCCCCGCGCAGACTGCGCAGAGCCGCCATGAACAGCGCGGCCCGCTGGATCATCGAGCGGCAGGAGAACGACGGTTGCTGGGGCGGCATCCAGCCCCCGGCCGTGTACTCGGTGATCGCCCTGCACCTGCTCGGCTACGACCTCCAGCACCCGGTCATGCGGGCCGGTCTGGAGTCGCTTGACCGGTTCGCCATCTGGCGCGAGGACGGGGCCCGGATGATCGAGGCCTGCCAGTCGCCGGTCTGGGACACCTGCCTCGCCACCATCGCGCTCTTCGACGCCGGAGTGCCCGCCGATCATCCGCAGCTCGTCAAGGCCGCGGACTGGATGCTCGGCGAGGAGATCGTGCGGCCTGGCGACTGGGCCGTCAAACGCCCCCAACTCCCGCCCGGCGGCTGGGCGTTCGAGTTCCACAACGACAACTACCCCGACATCGACGACACCGCCGAGGTCGTCCTCGCACTGCGCCGGGTCAAGCACCACGACCCCGAGCGGGTGGAGAGGGCCATCGGGCGCGGGGTGCGCTGGAACCTCGGGATGCAGTCGAAGAACGGCGCCTGGGGCGCCTTCGACGTCGACAACACCAGCCCGTTCCCCAACCGGTTGCCGTTCTGCGACTTCGGCGAGGTCATCGACCCGCCGTCCGCCGACGTCACCGCCCACGTGGTGGAGATGCTGGCCGTCGAGGGCCTGTCCCACGACCCGCGCACCCGGCGCGGCATCGAGTGGCTGCTCGCCGAACAGGAGCCGGACGGCTCGTGGTTCGGACGCTGGGGCGTCAACTACATCTACGGCACCGGCTCGGTGGTGCCCGCGCTGACGGCCGCCGGACTGCCCGCCTCGCACCCGGCGATCCGGCGGGCGGTGGCCTGGCTGGAGAAGGTCCAGAACGACGACGGCGGCTGGGGCGAGGACCTGCGCTCCTACAAGTACGTCAAGGAGTGGAGCGGCCGCGGCGCCTCCACCGCCTCCCAGACGGCCTGGGCGCTGATGGCGCTGCTGGCCGCGGGGGAGAGGGACTCCAAGGCCGTCGAGCGCGGCATCGCCTGGCTCGCGAGCACCCAGCGCGAGGACGGCTCCTGGGACGAGCCCTACTTCACCGGCACCGGCTTCCCCTGGGACTTCTCCATCAACTACCACCTCTACCGGCAGGTCTTCCCGCTCACCGCGCTCGGCCGCTACGTCCACGGAGAACCGTTCTCCCGGACCGAGGCCCTCTGA
- the ispG gene encoding flavodoxin-dependent (E)-4-hydroxy-3-methylbut-2-enyl-diphosphate synthase, with the protein MTAIPLGVPEVPVRPIAERRVSRQIMVGPVAVGGGAPVSVQSMTTTRTSDIGATLQQIAELTASGCQIVRVACPTQDDADALATIARKSQIPVIADIHFQPKYVFAAIEAGCAAVRVNPGNIKQFDDKVKEIAKAARDHGTPIRIGVNAGSLDRRLLQKYGRATPEALVESALWEASLFEEHGFRDIKISVKHNDPVVMVAAYQQLAEQCDYPLHLGVTEAGPAFQGTIKSAVAFGALLSRGIGDTIRVSLSAPPAEEVKVGIQILESLGLRQRRLEIVSCPSCGRAQVDVYKLADEVTAGLEGMEVPLRVAVMGCVVNGPGEAREADLGVASGNGKGQIFVRGEVVKTVPESKIVETLIEEAMKIAEQMEQDGVASGEPAVTVS; encoded by the coding sequence ATGACCGCCATTCCCTTGGGCGTCCCCGAGGTACCGGTCCGGCCGATCGCCGAGCGGCGCGTGTCGCGGCAGATCATGGTCGGGCCGGTGGCGGTCGGGGGCGGGGCCCCGGTGTCGGTGCAGTCGATGACGACGACCCGTACGTCCGACATCGGCGCCACCCTCCAGCAGATCGCCGAGCTCACCGCGTCCGGCTGCCAGATCGTGCGGGTCGCCTGTCCCACGCAGGACGACGCGGACGCGCTCGCGACCATCGCGCGCAAGTCGCAGATCCCGGTGATCGCGGACATCCACTTCCAGCCCAAGTACGTGTTCGCGGCCATCGAGGCCGGCTGTGCGGCCGTCCGCGTGAACCCGGGCAACATCAAGCAGTTCGACGACAAGGTCAAGGAGATCGCGAAGGCCGCGCGCGACCACGGCACGCCGATCCGCATCGGGGTCAACGCGGGCTCGCTGGACCGCCGTCTGCTCCAGAAGTACGGCAGGGCGACTCCGGAGGCGCTCGTCGAGTCGGCCCTGTGGGAGGCGTCGCTGTTCGAGGAGCACGGGTTCCGGGACATCAAGATCTCCGTCAAGCACAACGACCCCGTGGTGATGGTGGCCGCCTACCAGCAGCTCGCCGAGCAGTGCGACTACCCGCTGCACCTGGGGGTCACGGAGGCCGGTCCCGCCTTCCAGGGGACGATCAAGTCGGCGGTGGCCTTCGGGGCACTCCTGTCCAGGGGGATCGGCGACACCATCCGGGTGTCCCTGTCCGCTCCGCCCGCCGAGGAGGTCAAGGTCGGCATCCAGATCCTGGAGTCCCTCGGGCTCAGGCAGCGGCGCCTGGAGATCGTGTCGTGTCCGTCCTGCGGACGGGCCCAAGTCGACGTCTACAAGCTGGCCGACGAGGTCACGGCGGGCCTGGAGGGCATGGAAGTGCCCCTGCGGGTCGCGGTGATGGGGTGTGTGGTCAACGGTCCCGGCGAGGCGCGGGAGGCGGACCTGGGGGTCGCCTCCGGCAACGGCAAGGGGCAGATCTTCGTCAGGGGCGAGGTCGTCAAGACCGTCCCGGAGTCGAAGATCGTGGAGACCCTCATCGAGGAGGCGATGAAGATCGCCGAACAGATGGAGCAGGACGGCGTCGCGTCGGGGGAGCCGGCCGTCACCGTGAGTTGA
- a CDS encoding polyprenyl synthetase family protein — MPPAETAAARSAVDVTALLERGRTLATPVLKAAVDRLASPMDTVSAYHFGWIDAQGNPADGDGGKAVRPALAVLSAEVTGAAPETGVPGAVAVELVHNFSLLHDDLMDGDEQRRHRDTVWKVHGPAQAILVGDALFALANEVLLELGTVEAGRATRRLTTATRALIDGQAQDISYEHRDRVSVEECLEMEGNKTGALLACASSIGAVLGGADDRTADTLEKYGYHLGLAFQAVDDLLGIWGDPVSTGKQTWSDLRQRKKSLPVVAALAAGGAASERLGEILAADAKSSDFENFSEEEFAARAALIEEAGGREWTAAEARRQHTIAIEALDAVDMPERVRAQFTALADFVVVRKR; from the coding sequence GTGCCCCCGGCCGAGACGGCCGCTGCGAGGTCCGCGGTGGACGTGACCGCGCTCCTGGAGCGCGGCCGGACCCTGGCCACTCCGGTGCTGAAGGCGGCCGTCGACCGCCTCGCCTCCCCGATGGACACCGTTTCCGCCTATCACTTCGGCTGGATCGACGCCCAGGGCAACCCGGCGGACGGCGACGGCGGCAAGGCCGTGCGCCCCGCCCTCGCCGTCCTGTCGGCCGAGGTCACCGGTGCCGCGCCCGAGACCGGCGTCCCCGGCGCGGTCGCCGTCGAACTGGTCCACAACTTCTCCCTGCTGCACGACGACCTGATGGACGGCGACGAGCAGCGCCGCCACCGCGACACGGTGTGGAAGGTGCACGGCCCCGCCCAGGCCATTCTGGTCGGCGACGCCCTGTTCGCCCTGGCCAACGAGGTCCTCCTGGAACTCGGTACCGTCGAGGCCGGCCGCGCCACCCGCCGGCTGACCACCGCAACCCGCGCCCTGATCGACGGCCAGGCCCAGGACATCTCCTACGAGCACCGCGACCGCGTCAGCGTCGAGGAGTGCCTGGAGATGGAGGGCAACAAGACCGGCGCGCTGCTCGCCTGCGCCTCCTCCATCGGCGCCGTGCTCGGCGGAGCGGACGACCGCACCGCCGACACCCTGGAGAAGTACGGCTATCACCTGGGCCTCGCCTTCCAGGCCGTCGACGACCTCCTCGGCATCTGGGGCGACCCGGTCTCCACCGGCAAGCAGACCTGGAGCGACCTGCGCCAGCGCAAGAAGTCCCTGCCGGTCGTGGCCGCGCTCGCGGCGGGCGGTGCCGCCTCCGAGCGGCTCGGCGAGATCCTCGCCGCCGACGCCAAGAGCAGCGACTTCGAGAACTTCTCCGAGGAGGAGTTCGCGGCCCGCGCCGCCCTCATCGAGGAGGCGGGCGGCCGCGAGTGGACGGCCGCGGAGGCCCGACGTCAGCACACCATCGCCATCGAAGCCCTGGACGCCGTGGACATGCCCGAGCGGGTGCGGGCGCAGTTCACGGCGCTCGCGGACTTCGTCGTCGTACGAAAGAGATGA
- the hpnE gene encoding hydroxysqualene dehydroxylase HpnE, protein MTDGQRSGRDAVVIGGGLAGITTALALADAGVRVTLLEGRPRLGGLAFSFQRGELTVDNGQHVYLRCCTAYRWFLDRIEGTALAPLQDRLDVPVLDLARPEGRRLGRLRRDALPVPLHLGRSLATYPHLSLAERAGVGRAALALKGLDLADPNLDAQDFGSWLTAHGQSARAVEALWDLVGVATLNAVAGDASLGLAAMVFKTGLLSDPGAADIGWAHVPLGELHDRLARKALDSAGVRTEVRTRVTSISTDENGTWSVEVPGETLRADAVVLAVAQGEAADLLPEGALDAPENLREIGTAPILNVHVVYDRKVLDKPFFAALGTPVQWVFDRTDASGLREGQYLALSQSAAHEEIDEPVAVLRERYLPELERLLPLARGAEVKDFFVTRERTATFAPTPGVGRLRPGARTKAPGLYLAGAWTATGWPATMESAVRSGVSAADAALAALGRPRPARLFDFEEAA, encoded by the coding sequence ATGACCGACGGGCAGCGGTCCGGACGCGACGCCGTCGTGATCGGCGGAGGGCTCGCCGGCATCACCACCGCGCTCGCGCTCGCCGACGCCGGGGTCCGCGTCACCCTGCTCGAAGGCAGGCCACGCCTGGGCGGGCTCGCCTTCTCCTTCCAGCGCGGCGAACTGACCGTCGACAACGGACAGCACGTCTACCTGCGCTGCTGCACCGCCTACCGCTGGTTCCTCGACCGCATCGAGGGGACGGCGCTGGCGCCGCTGCAGGATCGTCTCGACGTGCCCGTGCTCGACCTGGCCCGGCCGGAGGGCCGACGGCTCGGCAGGCTGCGGCGCGACGCGCTGCCGGTGCCCCTGCACCTGGGACGCAGCCTCGCGACCTATCCGCACCTCTCGCTCGCCGAGCGGGCCGGGGTGGGGCGTGCCGCGCTCGCGCTCAAGGGGCTCGACCTCGCCGATCCGAACCTGGACGCACAGGACTTCGGCAGCTGGCTGACCGCGCACGGTCAGTCGGCGCGTGCCGTGGAGGCCCTGTGGGACCTGGTCGGGGTCGCCACTCTCAACGCGGTCGCGGGCGACGCCTCGCTGGGGCTCGCCGCGATGGTGTTCAAGACCGGTCTGCTGTCCGACCCGGGCGCCGCCGACATCGGCTGGGCCCACGTACCGCTGGGTGAACTGCACGACCGGCTGGCCCGCAAGGCGCTCGACTCCGCGGGCGTGCGTACCGAGGTCCGTACACGCGTCACCTCCATCTCCACTGACGAGAACGGCACTTGGAGCGTCGAGGTTCCCGGGGAGACGCTCCGGGCCGACGCCGTGGTGCTCGCCGTGGCCCAGGGCGAGGCGGCTGACCTGCTGCCGGAGGGTGCTTTGGACGCCCCCGAAAATCTTCGGGAGATCGGCACCGCGCCGATCCTCAACGTCCATGTCGTCTACGACCGCAAGGTCCTCGACAAGCCGTTCTTCGCCGCCCTCGGCACCCCCGTGCAGTGGGTCTTCGACCGCACCGACGCCTCCGGGCTGCGCGAGGGCCAGTACCTCGCCCTGTCCCAGTCGGCCGCGCACGAGGAGATCGACGAGCCGGTGGCCGTACTGCGCGAGCGCTACCTTCCCGAGCTGGAGCGGCTGCTGCCGCTCGCCCGCGGCGCCGAGGTGAAGGACTTCTTCGTGACCCGGGAGCGCACGGCGACCTTCGCTCCCACCCCCGGTGTCGGACGGCTGCGGCCCGGCGCCCGTACCAAAGCCCCCGGCCTCTACCTGGCCGGCGCGTGGACCGCCACAGGGTGGCCCGCGACCATGGAGAGTGCGGTCCGCAGCGGTGTGAGTGCGGCGGACGCCGCCCTCGCCGCCCTGGGCCGGCCTCGCCCCGCCCGTCTCTTCGACTTCGAGGAGGCCGCGTGA
- the hpnH gene encoding adenosyl-hopene transferase HpnH, with protein sequence MAMPLRQSIKVATYLAEQKLRKRDKFPLIVELEPLFACNLKCEGCGKIQHPAGVLKQRMPVAQAVGAVLESGAPMVSIAGGEPLMHPQIDEIVRQLVAKKKYVFLCTNAMLLRKKMDKFTPSPYFAFAVHIDGLRERHDESVAKEGVFDEAVEAIKEAKRRGFRVTTNSTFFNTDTPQTIIEVLNFLNDDLQVDEMMISPAYAYEKAPDQEHFLGVEQTRELFKKAFAGGNRRKWRLNHSPLFLDFLEGKVDFPCTAWAIPNYSLFGWQRPCYLMSDGYVPTYRELIEETDWDKYGRGKDPRCANCMAHCGYEPTAVLATMGSLKESLRAMRETVSGNRE encoded by the coding sequence ATGGCCATGCCGCTGCGCCAGTCCATCAAGGTCGCTACATACTTGGCCGAACAGAAGCTCCGCAAGCGGGACAAGTTCCCGTTGATCGTGGAGCTGGAGCCCCTCTTCGCGTGCAACCTCAAGTGCGAGGGCTGCGGCAAGATCCAGCATCCGGCGGGGGTGCTCAAGCAGCGCATGCCGGTGGCGCAGGCCGTCGGGGCGGTCCTCGAGTCCGGTGCGCCGATGGTGTCCATCGCCGGCGGTGAGCCGCTGATGCACCCTCAGATCGACGAGATCGTGCGGCAGTTGGTGGCGAAGAAGAAATACGTCTTCCTCTGCACCAACGCCATGCTGCTGCGCAAGAAGATGGACAAGTTCACGCCCTCGCCCTATTTCGCCTTCGCCGTGCACATCGACGGGCTGCGCGAGCGGCACGACGAGTCCGTTGCCAAGGAGGGCGTGTTCGACGAGGCCGTGGAGGCGATCAAGGAGGCCAAGCGGCGTGGCTTCCGGGTCACCACCAACTCGACCTTCTTCAACACCGACACCCCGCAGACCATCATCGAGGTGCTCAACTTCCTCAACGACGACCTCCAGGTCGACGAGATGATGATCTCCCCCGCCTACGCCTACGAGAAGGCACCCGACCAGGAGCACTTCCTGGGCGTGGAGCAGACCCGCGAGCTGTTCAAGAAGGCCTTCGCGGGCGGCAACCGGCGCAAGTGGCGGCTCAACCACTCCCCGCTCTTCCTGGACTTCCTGGAGGGCAAGGTCGACTTCCCGTGCACGGCCTGGGCGATCCCGAACTACTCCCTGTTCGGCTGGCAGCGTCCCTGCTACCTGATGAGCGACGGGTACGTGCCGACGTACCGCGAACTCATCGAGGAGACCGACTGGGACAAGTACGGCCGCGGCAAGGACCCGCGCTGCGCCAACTGCATGGCGCACTGCGGCTACGAGCCCACCGCCGTCCTCGCCACCATGGGCTCGCTGAAGGAGTCCCTGCGGGCCATGCGCGAGACCGTCAGCGGAAACCGCGAGTAG
- a CDS encoding 1-hydroxy-2-methyl-2-butenyl 4-diphosphate reductase, with product MSTRPASAPLLIACALGIEHLALRTGERGGAGGPVTLLRTGMGPRAAQRSVTRRLADPALAGAAVLATGFCAGLAPGMHPGDLVVAEETRDPDGTVPCAETDLLVKELVRAVPGRTVHTGPLTGSDHVVRGPERSELLATGAIAVDMESAATLLSAVRAGERPVAAVRVVVDAPQHELVRIGTVRGGISAFRVLRSVLPAFYEWHRSLLLPRR from the coding sequence ATGAGCACGCGGCCCGCCTCCGCCCCGCTGCTGATCGCCTGCGCCCTCGGCATCGAGCACCTCGCCCTGCGCACCGGCGAGCGCGGCGGGGCCGGCGGGCCCGTCACCCTGCTCAGGACCGGCATGGGCCCCAGGGCGGCGCAGCGGTCCGTCACCCGGCGCCTGGCCGACCCGGCCCTCGCCGGGGCCGCCGTACTGGCCACCGGGTTCTGCGCGGGGCTCGCCCCTGGGATGCACCCCGGCGACCTGGTCGTCGCCGAGGAGACCCGCGATCCGGACGGAACCGTTCCGTGCGCGGAGACCGACCTGCTCGTCAAGGAGCTGGTACGGGCCGTGCCGGGACGCACCGTGCACACCGGACCCCTCACCGGCTCCGATCACGTCGTCCGCGGTCCCGAGCGGTCGGAGCTGCTCGCGACCGGCGCGATCGCGGTCGACATGGAGTCCGCGGCCACGCTCCTGAGCGCCGTGCGCGCGGGCGAGCGCCCCGTTGCGGCCGTCCGGGTGGTCGTGGACGCTCCACAACATGAACTCGTCCGGATCGGCACGGTACGCGGTGGAATATCAGCCTTCCGCGTCCTTCGTTCCGTCCTTCCCGCTTTCTATGAATGGCACCGTTCCTTGCTGCTCCCCAGGAGGTGA